A section of the Phaseolus vulgaris cultivar G19833 chromosome 8, P. vulgaris v2.0, whole genome shotgun sequence genome encodes:
- the LOC137826406 gene encoding TPR repeat-containing thioredoxin TTL1-like, translating to MAAKAKKNKVGSQSGCGLMGRILHLKSHKLRKSSVHSLPLKNPQSDDDGKSEEPKTPNEESKVTKKGCTEPHRLSGAEQNPARKSTSVHQQQPCTYRNSQNQRPSDVVARSSTSTSSPRASISTHTKVQQNKDKNHKRKPYRDPAENSLALARISTSNENNNSKLKLTGNLLVNNTPRRKSVEYMPKNAELNSVPISYSITSKGSMGNIMRSNSTGNEVGQFLSPRQKKVDPEVLKSMGNEAYKQGRFEEALALYDQAIALDSNMATYHCNKSAALIGLGRFQQAIFECEESIKLDPSYVRAHNRLATIYFRLGEAKKALDCNQSTGCADSILAFLAHALQNHLNKCIEARKVNAWSDVLKETQSAISLGADSAPQVYALQTEAFLKLLRYQEAYAIYENMPKFQLDWCTKVFGPACSAYLLMIGALVYLATGRFEEAVTAAQQAAKVDPGNREVNAVVRRARAATSARMSGNLLFKASKFTESCAVYNEGLEHDPHNSVLLCNRAACRSKLGRYEKAIEDCNSALMFQPGYSKARLRRADCNAKLERWEAAIQDYEMLLRERPGNEEVARALFEAQLQLKILRGEDIKDLKFGSNLVFISSNDRFRHYVTSPGMAVVLFSNKATHKKVLLMLEQTSKRFPSVHFLKVEIEDHPYLAKSEGVSSIPAFKIYKNGSRVKEISGNNPELLERSVELYSS from the exons ATGGCAGCGAAGGCAAAGAAGAACAAGGTGGGGAGTCAATCGGGTTGTGGCCTCATGGGGAGAATTCTCCACCTCAAAAGCCATAAGCTTAGAAAATCATCCGTTCACTCCCTACCCTTGAAGAATCCACAGAGTGATGATGATGGCAAAAGTGAAGAACCAAAGACCCCAAATGAAGAATCAAAGGTTACAAAAAAAGGCTGCACTGAGCCACACAGACTGAGTGGTGCAGAACAGAACCCGGCCAGAAAGAGTACCTCTGTTCACCAACAACAACCTTGTACATATCGAAACAGTCAAAATCAAAGGCCTTCAGATGTTGTTGCAAGAAGCTCAACATCAACATCATCCCCTAGAGCTTCAATTTCAACTCACACTAAGGTTCAACAAAACAAGGACAAGAATCATAAGCGCAAGCCATATAGAGACCCCGCTGAAAATTCTCTTGCACTTGCTAGGATAAGTACTAGCAATGAGAACAATAACTCTAAATTGAAGCTCACTGGGAATTTGCTTGTGAATAATACCCCAAGGAGAAAGAGTGTGGAGTACATGCCTAAAAATGCAGAGTTGAACTCTGTGCCCATTTCCTACTCAATTACAAGCAAAGGCTCAATGGGGAATATCATGAGGAGCAACAGCACTGGCAATGAGGTTGGACAGTTTTTGAGTCCAAGGCAGAAAAAAGTGGACCCTGAGGTGTTGAAATCCATGGGAAATGAAGCATACAAGCAGGGGAGATTTGAAGAGGCTTTGGCTTTGTATGACCAAGCAATTGCTCTTGATTCAAATATGGCAACGTACCATTGCAACAAGAGTGCGGCTTTAATTGGTTTAGGAAGGTTTCAACAAGCAATTTTTGAGTGTGAGGAATCTATCAAACTGGACCCTTCGTATGTCAGAGCTCACAACCGTTTGGCCACAATATATTTCAG GTTGGGAGAAGCAAAAAAAGCACTGGATTGCAATCAATCAACCGGATGTGCTGATTCAATACTTGCTTTCCTAGCTCATGCTCTTCAAAATCATCTTAACAAATGCATAGAAGCACGGAAAGTAAATGCGTGGAGTGATGTACTAAAGGAAACACAGTCTGCAATATCCTTAGGTGCTGATTCAGCTCCACAG GTCTATGCTTTACAAACTGAAGCCTTTCTGAAGCTCCTAAGATATCAAGAGGCTTATGCCATCTATGAAAATATGCCAAAATTTCAACTTGATTGGTGTACCAAGGTATTTGGTCCGGCTTGCAGCGCTTACCTATTGATGATAGGAGCACTGGTTTACTTGGCAACTGGCAG GTTTGAGGAAGCTGTGACAGCAGCTCAGCAAGCAGCTAAAGTTGATCCAGGCAATAGAGAGGTGAATGCAGTGGTAAGGAGGGCGAGAGCAGCAACATCAGCTAGAATGAGTGGGAACTTGCTCTTCAAGGCCTCAAAATTCACCGAATCATGTGCCGTGTACAACGAAGGACTTGAACATGATCCTCACAACTCAGTTCTGTTATGCAACAGAGCTGCTTGTCGTTCTAAGCTTGGCCGATATGAGAAAGCAATTGAAGATTGTAACTCGGCACTTATGTTTCAGCCAGGTTATAGCAAAGCAAGATTAAGGAGGGCTGATTGCAATGCCAAG TTAGAACGGTGGGAAGCTGCTATTCAAGACTATGAAATGCTATTGAGAGAAAGGCCAGGGAACGAGGAAGTGGCAAGGGCTTTGTTTGAAGCTCAGCTCCAACTAAAGATTCTGCGAGGTGAAGATATTAAGGACTTGAAATTTGGTTCAAACTTGGTTTTCATCTCGAGTAATGATCGGTTCAGACATTATGTAACCTCACCTG GGATGGCTGTGGTGCTCTTTAGCAACAAGGCAACCCACAAGAAAGTGTTACTTATGTTGGAGCAAACCAGCAAAAGATTCCCATCAGTTCATTTCCTCAAG GTGGAAATCGAAGACCACCCTTACTTAGCAAAGTCAGAAGGTGTTAGCTCCATCCCAGCCTTCAAAATATACAAAAACGGATCAAGAGTAAAAGAAATTTCAGGCAACAACCCCGAGTTGTTAGAAAGATCAGTTGAATTATACAGTAGCTGA